A stretch of Nonomuraea africana DNA encodes these proteins:
- a CDS encoding YlxR family protein has translation MRPSGKLEYGGQAAPLRTCVGCRVRTAKSELLHLVLVGDHVVPDLRGRLPGRGASLHPDLSCLELAERRRAFPRAFRVPGPLDISRVRAHLEKENHEMSCRTPS, from the coding sequence ATGCGTCCAAGCGGTAAGCTGGAATATGGTGGCCAGGCGGCCCCGCTGAGAACATGCGTGGGCTGCAGGGTTCGCACGGCTAAGTCCGAGCTGCTCCACCTGGTGCTCGTTGGGGATCATGTGGTCCCTGACCTGCGAGGACGGCTCCCTGGCCGGGGTGCTTCGCTGCATCCCGACCTGAGCTGCCTGGAGCTTGCCGAGCGTCGCCGAGCGTTTCCGCGCGCGTTTCGCGTGCCGGGGCCGCTTGACATCTCGCGAGTGCGAGCGCACCTGGAGAAGGAGAACCACGAAATGTCATGTAGGACGCCGAGTTGA
- the nusA gene encoding transcription termination factor NusA yields the protein MDIDMSVLRSLEREKDISFDLVVKAIEDALLIAYFRTEGAAAKARAELDRATGHVTIYAAELNDEGEIVREYDDTPSNFSRIAATTAKQVILQQLRDAEDEINFGEFASREGELVSGVIQQGQDPRVVLVDLGKIEAVLPHNEQVPGEDYIHGERIRAYVVQVKKGHKGPSVTLSRTHPGLVKKLFALEVPEIADGTVEIAAVAREAGHRTKIAVASRKAGVNAKGACIGPMGARVRSVMTELHGEKIDIIDWSEDPAEFVGNALSPARVSHVEVLDLAGRVARVTVPDYQLSLAIGKEGQNARLAARLTGWRIDIRPDTQADDPAGSVDASKR from the coding sequence GTGGACATCGACATGAGCGTCCTGCGCAGCCTTGAACGGGAGAAGGACATCTCCTTCGACCTGGTCGTGAAAGCGATCGAGGACGCGCTGCTGATCGCCTACTTCCGCACGGAGGGCGCCGCGGCCAAGGCCAGGGCGGAGCTCGACCGCGCCACAGGGCACGTCACGATCTACGCGGCGGAGCTGAACGACGAGGGTGAGATCGTCAGGGAGTACGACGACACCCCCTCCAACTTCAGCCGTATCGCGGCCACCACCGCCAAGCAGGTCATCCTGCAGCAGCTGCGCGACGCCGAGGACGAGATCAACTTCGGTGAGTTCGCCAGCCGCGAGGGTGAGCTGGTCTCCGGCGTCATCCAGCAGGGCCAGGACCCCCGCGTGGTGCTCGTCGACCTCGGCAAGATCGAGGCCGTGCTGCCCCACAACGAGCAGGTGCCCGGCGAGGACTACATCCACGGCGAGCGCATCCGCGCCTACGTCGTCCAGGTGAAGAAGGGCCACAAGGGTCCGTCCGTGACGCTGTCGCGCACGCACCCCGGCCTGGTGAAGAAGCTCTTCGCGCTGGAGGTGCCCGAGATCGCCGACGGCACCGTCGAGATCGCGGCGGTCGCGCGCGAGGCGGGTCACCGCACCAAGATCGCGGTCGCCTCCCGCAAGGCGGGCGTCAACGCCAAGGGCGCGTGCATCGGGCCGATGGGCGCACGCGTGCGCAGCGTCATGACCGAACTGCACGGCGAGAAGATCGACATCATCGACTGGTCCGAGGACCCCGCCGAGTTCGTCGGGAATGCGCTGTCCCCCGCACGTGTTTCGCATGTGGAGGTTCTCGACCTCGCAGGCCGGGTGGCGCGAGTCACCGTGCCCGACTACCAGCTCTCCCTCGCCATCGGCAAGGAGGGGCAGAACGCCCGGCTGGCGGCCAGGCTCACCGGATGGCGGATCGACATCCGTCCAGACACCCAGGCGGATGATCCCGCCGGTTCCGTAGATGCGTCCAAGCGGTAA
- the rimP gene encoding ribosome maturation factor RimP, producing the protein MGSESSRDHLMKLLEPVVATAGLDLEDVTVTRAGKRSLLRVVVDKDGGVTLDDIAEVSQGVSDALDADDSMGQSPYTLEVSSPGVDRPLTEPRHWRRAAKRLVKAELRDGGLVEGRIRGADESSVEIDVDGALRRIDYQDLTRGRVQVEFRRFEDEEDDLDDTGDEG; encoded by the coding sequence ATGGGCAGCGAATCATCCCGCGACCACCTGATGAAGCTCCTGGAGCCCGTCGTCGCCACAGCAGGTCTCGACCTGGAGGACGTCACGGTCACCCGCGCGGGCAAGCGAAGCCTGCTGCGCGTGGTCGTCGACAAGGACGGCGGGGTCACGCTCGACGACATCGCCGAGGTGAGCCAGGGCGTCTCCGACGCGCTCGACGCCGACGACTCGATGGGGCAGTCGCCCTACACGCTGGAGGTCTCCTCACCGGGAGTCGACCGCCCGCTGACCGAGCCGCGCCACTGGCGCCGCGCCGCCAAACGCCTGGTCAAGGCCGAGCTGCGCGACGGCGGCCTGGTCGAGGGCCGCATCCGCGGCGCCGACGAGAGCAGCGTGGAGATCGACGTCGACGGCGCCCTGCGCAGGATCGACTATCAGGACCTGACCCGAGGACGGGTACAGGTGGAATTCCGCCGGTTCGAGGACGAGGAAGACGACCTCGACGACACCGGCGACGAGGGCTAA
- a CDS encoding ferritin-like domain-containing protein: MSDVEALSKALAAEHAAVYAYGLMGARTTGSLRSKVAAAFAAHRARRDQLRALISSSGGRPAEPEATYALPVVPANATEAVRLAVHVEAGITAAYLELSAAAGAATRKLAALAMQESVTRSYGFRPAITAFPGMPVKTTPPVTPSE; the protein is encoded by the coding sequence ATGAGCGACGTCGAGGCGCTGAGCAAGGCGCTGGCCGCCGAGCACGCCGCCGTCTACGCCTACGGCCTGATGGGCGCCCGCACGACGGGGTCGCTGCGTTCGAAGGTGGCGGCCGCCTTCGCCGCCCACCGGGCCAGGCGCGACCAGCTCCGCGCGCTCATCTCCTCGAGCGGCGGCCGGCCGGCCGAGCCCGAGGCCACCTACGCGCTGCCCGTGGTGCCGGCCAACGCGACCGAGGCCGTGCGGCTGGCCGTCCACGTGGAGGCGGGCATCACCGCCGCCTACCTGGAGCTGAGCGCGGCGGCCGGAGCCGCTACGCGCAAGCTGGCCGCGCTGGCCATGCAGGAGTCGGTGACCAGGTCGTACGGCTTCCGCCCCGCGATCACGGCCTTCCCCGGCATGCCCGTGAAGACCACGCCGCCGGTCACGCCCAGCGAATGA
- a CDS encoding 3-oxoacyl-ACP synthase has protein sequence MTIHIAGTASYLPERWMTAAEISAASGVPEQVIVERFGLRGKHIAGSGEHVSDMAAEVGARVLAETGTDAAEVDAVVYFGSTWKDHAVWHAAPRITHLLGARRAFALELDYVSCGTPVALRVCRDLMLAEPHLRRVLAVAACRESHLLDYGNLRSRFAFTFGDGAAAMLLSRDGGQAEVLESDMVTDGSFAHQVRVPAGGSAEPASHDSVSNGRHLLDVADPASMKEGLDRVSLPNFLRVAEGALKRSGLGLGDVSQLCVLHLKRSMHDGLLAALGVPAERALYLDDTGHMSGVDPLLALDRAARAGRLSAGDVVLLLAAGTGYTWAASVIRWA, from the coding sequence GTGACGATCCACATCGCGGGGACCGCGAGCTACCTGCCCGAGCGCTGGATGACGGCGGCGGAGATCTCGGCGGCCAGCGGCGTGCCCGAGCAGGTGATCGTGGAGAGGTTCGGGCTGCGCGGCAAGCACATCGCGGGCTCGGGCGAGCACGTCAGCGACATGGCGGCGGAGGTCGGCGCGAGGGTGCTGGCCGAGACTGGCACCGACGCCGCCGAGGTGGACGCGGTCGTCTACTTCGGCTCGACGTGGAAGGACCACGCCGTCTGGCACGCGGCCCCGCGCATCACCCACCTGCTCGGCGCCCGCCGCGCCTTCGCGCTGGAGCTCGACTACGTCTCCTGCGGCACCCCCGTGGCCCTGCGCGTCTGCCGCGACCTGATGCTCGCCGAGCCGCATCTGCGCAGGGTGCTGGCGGTGGCCGCGTGCAGGGAGTCGCACCTGCTCGACTACGGCAACCTGCGCTCGCGCTTCGCCTTCACCTTCGGTGACGGCGCCGCCGCCATGCTGCTCAGCAGGGACGGCGGGCAGGCCGAGGTGCTCGAGAGCGACATGGTCACCGACGGCTCCTTCGCCCACCAGGTACGGGTGCCCGCGGGCGGCAGCGCCGAGCCGGCCAGCCACGACAGTGTGAGCAACGGCCGCCACCTGCTCGACGTGGCCGACCCCGCCTCGATGAAGGAGGGTCTCGACAGGGTCTCGCTGCCGAACTTCCTGCGCGTGGCCGAGGGCGCGCTCAAGCGTTCGGGCCTCGGGCTCGGCGACGTCTCCCAGCTGTGCGTGCTGCACCTGAAACGCTCCATGCACGACGGCCTGCTCGCCGCCCTGGGCGTCCCCGCCGAACGCGCGCTCTACCTGGACGACACGGGGCACATGAGCGGCGTCGACCCGCTCCTCGCGCTCGACAGGGCGGCCCGCGCGGGGCGTCTTTCCGCGGGGGACGTGGTGCTGCTGCTGGCCGCCGGAACCGGCTACACCTGGGCGGCGTCGGTCATTCGCTGGGCGTGA
- a CDS encoding branched-chain amino acid ABC transporter permease, producing the protein MNLSTLQARVLPAAEPRASWATPALLVLAAALPYLNVQIPVLFDGAFSSPGVLHLMSLMCVMAAVAITYDLLFGFTGLLSFGHGLYVAAGMYTTAVALAGQGFAAAIGWTLAVGLVLPLALGAICLRVSGIAFAMATLAFAQAGAIFVVRDPFRVTGGELGLALAYERLPEWLVGVVNAPYRYWMALGLLALTAAAVRWALASRPGRVWRAIRDNEGRVAVLGLRPYAFKLMAFTLSSFLATLAGMVYALVAGGAHAEVTDSTFTLGLLVMVVLGGSGRPYGALIGGLVYTYLSHRLGELSTVIGEPLLVLGTLFVVLVLFLPGGLASLTRKKGKA; encoded by the coding sequence GTGAACCTCTCCACCTTGCAGGCCAGGGTCCTGCCGGCGGCCGAGCCCAGGGCGTCCTGGGCCACCCCCGCGCTCCTGGTGCTGGCCGCGGCGCTGCCGTACCTGAACGTCCAGATCCCGGTCCTGTTCGACGGCGCCTTCAGCAGCCCCGGCGTGCTGCACCTGATGTCGCTGATGTGCGTGATGGCGGCGGTGGCGATCACCTACGACCTGCTGTTCGGCTTCACCGGGCTGCTGTCGTTCGGGCACGGCCTCTACGTCGCGGCGGGGATGTACACCACCGCCGTCGCGCTGGCCGGTCAGGGCTTCGCCGCGGCGATCGGGTGGACGCTGGCCGTGGGCCTCGTCCTGCCGCTGGCCCTGGGCGCCATCTGCCTGCGGGTCAGCGGGATCGCCTTCGCCATGGCCACGCTGGCCTTCGCCCAGGCGGGCGCCATCTTCGTGGTGCGCGACCCGTTCCGCGTCACCGGCGGCGAGCTCGGGCTCGCGCTGGCCTACGAGCGGCTGCCCGAGTGGCTGGTGGGCGTGGTCAACGCCCCCTACCGCTACTGGATGGCGCTCGGGCTGCTGGCGCTCACCGCCGCGGCCGTCCGCTGGGCGCTGGCCTCCAGGCCGGGACGCGTGTGGCGGGCCATCAGGGACAACGAGGGCCGCGTGGCCGTCCTGGGATTGCGGCCCTACGCCTTCAAGCTGATGGCGTTCACGCTCTCGTCGTTCCTGGCGACGCTGGCGGGGATGGTCTACGCGCTGGTGGCGGGCGGAGCGCACGCCGAGGTCACCGACTCCACCTTCACGCTCGGGCTGCTGGTGATGGTGGTGCTCGGGGGGTCGGGCAGGCCGTACGGCGCGCTCATCGGCGGCCTCGTCTACACCTACCTCAGCCACCGGCTCGGCGAGCTCTCCACGGTGATCGGCGAGCCGCTGCTGGTGCTCGGCACGCTGTTCGTGGTGCTCGTGCTGTTCCTGCCGGGCGGCCTTGCGTCCCTGACGAGAAAGAAGGGCAAGGCGTGA
- a CDS encoding branched-chain amino acid ABC transporter permease — protein sequence MSTFVLLTITGLGLAALYFLVASGLSLIYGLMDVLNFAHGAFLTLGGYAAWLVTDATGSFTLGLVCAVIGCAALAALMETALLRRLYGSHVPQVLLTVGLLLAVTALVRQVFGSDARQLATPAWMNEVTEILGAPIPNNRFLLIVVAVVVYLAMSAFLARTRYGLIIRAGVENRPMVTALGIDVRRAFTLVFAIGGGLAALAGALTGAINNVVAPDQGTSLLIFAFIVVIIGGLGSFKGSAVAAVLVGLLQQYANFYGLVGAGDLIVVLLLAAVLLIRPQGLLGRASA from the coding sequence ATGTCCACGTTCGTACTCCTCACCATCACCGGGCTGGGCCTGGCGGCGCTGTACTTCCTCGTCGCCTCGGGACTGTCCCTCATCTACGGCCTCATGGACGTGCTCAACTTCGCCCACGGCGCCTTCCTCACCCTCGGCGGCTACGCCGCGTGGCTGGTCACCGACGCCACCGGCAGCTTCACGCTCGGCCTGGTGTGCGCGGTGATCGGCTGCGCGGCGCTGGCCGCGCTGATGGAGACGGCGCTGCTGCGCAGGCTGTACGGCTCGCACGTGCCGCAGGTGCTGCTCACGGTCGGCCTGCTGCTGGCGGTGACCGCACTGGTCAGGCAGGTCTTCGGTTCGGACGCCCGCCAACTGGCCACGCCCGCGTGGATGAACGAGGTGACCGAGATCCTCGGCGCCCCCATCCCCAACAACCGCTTCCTGCTGATCGTCGTCGCGGTCGTGGTCTACCTGGCCATGTCGGCGTTCCTGGCCAGGACCCGCTACGGGCTCATCATCAGGGCGGGGGTGGAGAACCGGCCCATGGTCACCGCGCTCGGCATCGACGTGCGCAGGGCCTTCACGCTGGTCTTCGCGATCGGCGGCGGGCTGGCCGCGCTGGCGGGCGCCCTCACCGGCGCGATCAACAACGTGGTCGCCCCCGACCAGGGCACCAGCCTGCTGATCTTCGCCTTCATCGTCGTCATCATCGGCGGGCTCGGCTCGTTCAAGGGGTCGGCGGTGGCCGCGGTGCTGGTCGGGCTGCTGCAGCAGTACGCCAACTTCTACGGACTGGTCGGCGCGGGAGACCTCATCGTCGTGCTGCTGCTGGCCGCCGTCCTCCTCATCCGCCCGCAGGGCCTGCTCGGAAGGGCGAGCGCGTGA
- a CDS encoding ABC transporter ATP-binding protein, with translation MLAVRELHVHLGESHVLQGVSFEIREGGVTALLGRNGVGKTTTLRGLLGLAPRRGSIVLDGAEISALPTHEVVRRGVGYVPENREVFAGLTVQENLRLAERPGGRHHYDLVYELFPRLKERRAQRAGTMSGGEQQMLALARALLNDNRVLLVDEPSQGLAPHLVADVADALARVAELVTIVLVEQNLSLVRRLARDAVVLDQGRAVWAGDAGELLGDPGRTRDYLGVGVAR, from the coding sequence ATGCTCGCCGTCAGGGAGCTGCACGTCCATCTGGGCGAGTCCCACGTCCTGCAGGGCGTCTCGTTCGAGATCAGGGAGGGCGGCGTGACCGCGCTGCTCGGCCGCAACGGGGTCGGCAAGACCACCACCCTGCGCGGCCTGCTGGGCTTGGCGCCCAGGCGCGGCTCGATCGTGCTGGACGGCGCGGAGATCTCCGCGCTGCCCACCCACGAGGTCGTACGGCGAGGCGTCGGCTACGTCCCGGAGAACCGCGAGGTGTTCGCGGGCCTCACCGTCCAGGAGAACCTCCGCCTGGCCGAGCGTCCGGGCGGGAGGCACCACTACGACCTGGTCTACGAGCTCTTCCCCAGGCTCAAGGAGAGAAGGGCGCAGCGGGCCGGCACCATGTCGGGCGGCGAGCAGCAGATGCTCGCCCTCGCCAGGGCGCTGCTCAACGACAACAGGGTGCTGCTGGTCGACGAGCCCAGCCAGGGCCTGGCCCCGCACCTGGTCGCCGACGTGGCCGACGCCCTGGCCAGGGTCGCCGAGCTGGTCACGATCGTGCTGGTCGAGCAGAACCTGTCGCTCGTCCGCAGGCTGGCCCGCGACGCCGTGGTCCTCGACCAGGGCCGGGCCGTCTGGGCGGGCGACGCCGGCGAGCTGCTCGGCGACCCGGGCAGGACCCGCGACTACCTGGGCGTGGGGGTGGCCCGCTGA
- a CDS encoding ABC transporter ATP-binding protein, whose protein sequence is MRILREVSLQVRRGEIVAVLGPNGAGKTTLFNLLTGLRRPTEGAILLEGRDVTRAPVWQRARKGLARSFQITSLFPSLTVMENVRLAAQAHRGGSLALWRRVTRHDPALDEAGRALDLVGIADRADDLAADLSHGGKRKLEVALAIVGRPVVLLLDEPTAGMSAEDVPEVTEVIRKVRDTLGTTIVLVEHRMDVAVGLADRMAVMHHGTLLACDTPERVMADAEVQSAYLGEAL, encoded by the coding sequence ATGCGGATTCTGCGGGAGGTCTCACTCCAGGTACGGCGGGGCGAGATCGTCGCGGTGCTCGGGCCCAACGGCGCCGGGAAGACGACCCTGTTCAACCTCCTCACCGGCCTCAGAAGACCGACGGAGGGCGCCATCCTGCTCGAAGGGCGGGACGTGACCCGCGCCCCCGTCTGGCAGCGCGCCCGCAAGGGCCTGGCCCGCAGCTTCCAGATCACCAGCCTGTTCCCCTCGCTCACCGTCATGGAGAACGTCAGGCTGGCCGCCCAGGCCCACCGGGGTGGCAGCCTCGCCCTCTGGCGGCGCGTCACAAGGCACGACCCCGCCCTCGACGAGGCGGGCCGGGCGCTCGACCTCGTCGGCATCGCGGACAGGGCGGACGACCTCGCCGCCGACCTCTCCCACGGCGGCAAGCGCAAGCTGGAAGTGGCCCTGGCGATCGTGGGCAGGCCCGTGGTGCTGCTGCTCGACGAGCCGACCGCGGGCATGAGCGCCGAGGACGTCCCCGAGGTCACCGAGGTCATCCGCAAGGTCCGTGACACGCTGGGCACCACGATCGTCCTGGTCGAGCACCGCATGGACGTCGCCGTCGGTCTCGCCGACCGGATGGCCGTCATGCACCATGGCACCCTGCTGGCCTGCGACACCCCCGAACGCGTGATGGCCGACGCGGAGGTCCAGTCCGCCTACCTCGGGGAGGCGCTGTGA
- a CDS encoding substrate-binding domain-containing protein: protein MKKLALAALLALTVSGCAATDQAAGGGDSVKVGVLTSTSGLVAGYGKQFTEGFKAGLAYATKGTNKAGGKTLEVTYHDDASDPAKATAAATDLIGKGYKVLTGTVSSGVAMQVAPLAAQNKILYINGAAATDAITGINDYTFRSGRQTWQDVRTAESFVGGVRGKKVMVFAQDYAFGQANVAAVQAVLGKAGGATVTPVLVPLKTTDFTPFARQIVDAKPDLLFVAWAGETAANMWQTLAQQKVFEATRVVTGLADRATFGTFGPAADKINFLSHYFAEATSNEAAKALAKELGSTPDIFHSDGFTAAQMVVRAVEQGGDDVSRMITGLEGWAFTQPKGEATVRAEDHALLQPMFQAKLSGGVPQLVGTLTPDQVTPPVTPTK, encoded by the coding sequence ATGAAGAAACTCGCGCTCGCCGCGCTGCTGGCGCTGACGGTCTCCGGCTGCGCGGCCACGGACCAGGCGGCAGGCGGCGGCGACTCGGTCAAGGTCGGCGTGCTCACCTCCACCAGCGGCCTGGTCGCCGGGTACGGCAAGCAGTTCACCGAGGGCTTCAAGGCCGGACTCGCCTACGCCACCAAGGGCACGAACAAGGCGGGCGGCAAGACGCTGGAGGTCACCTACCACGACGACGCCAGCGACCCCGCCAAGGCGACGGCCGCGGCGACCGACCTGATCGGCAAGGGCTACAAGGTCCTCACGGGGACCGTCTCCTCGGGCGTGGCCATGCAGGTCGCCCCGCTGGCCGCGCAGAACAAGATCCTCTACATCAACGGCGCCGCGGCCACCGACGCGATCACCGGCATCAACGACTACACCTTCCGTTCGGGCCGCCAGACCTGGCAGGACGTACGAACCGCCGAGTCGTTCGTGGGCGGGGTGCGGGGCAAGAAGGTCATGGTGTTCGCCCAGGACTACGCCTTCGGCCAGGCGAACGTCGCCGCCGTGCAGGCCGTACTCGGGAAGGCGGGCGGGGCGACGGTCACGCCCGTGCTGGTGCCGCTGAAGACCACCGACTTCACGCCGTTCGCCCGGCAGATCGTGGACGCCAAGCCCGACCTGCTGTTCGTGGCGTGGGCGGGGGAGACCGCGGCCAACATGTGGCAGACACTGGCCCAGCAGAAGGTGTTCGAGGCGACCAGGGTGGTGACCGGCCTTGCGGACCGCGCCACCTTTGGCACCTTCGGCCCGGCCGCCGACAAGATCAACTTCCTGTCGCACTACTTCGCGGAGGCGACCTCGAACGAGGCGGCCAAGGCGCTGGCGAAGGAGCTCGGGAGCACGCCCGACATCTTCCACTCCGACGGGTTCACCGCGGCGCAGATGGTGGTGCGGGCGGTGGAGCAGGGCGGGGACGACGTCAGCAGGATGATCACCGGGCTCGAGGGGTGGGCGTTCACCCAGCCGAAGGGCGAGGCGACTGTTCGGGCCGAGGACCACGCGCTGCTGCAGCCGATGTTCCAGGCGAAGCTCTCCGGCGGGGTGCCGCAGCTCGTCGGCACCCTCACCCCTGACCAGGTGACCCCGCCGGTCACCCCGACCAAATGA
- a CDS encoding AMP-binding protein, producing the protein MKVPDLLAARAGLSPDTVALVDTLSGREFSYAQAHDRAGRTAWRLREELGVRPGDRVAVLSGNRVEVIETLFACGRIGALMVPLNWRLSVSELAGIAEDCAPAVLLADETHLAAAQRLGGKVAVLGELGEGGVAGWGFRDEHDPWYLLYTSGTTGRPKGVINTFGMAVVNHLNIGTAIGLTGADTTLNALPTFHTGGINLYTLPTLMVGGTAVIQHEFDPGQILELLSSRVTAFFGVPTMYQLLRDHPGFAAADLSGVRSWACGGSPMPVPLLTELAARGVTVRQGMGMTETGPTVFLLDEANALVKAGSVGRPQAFVEVRLDGGGTEGELLIRGPGVTPGYWNAVADPFTEDGWLRSGDVARRDADGDYTIVDRVKDMYISGGENVYPAEVEQVLHTHPSIAEAAVVGVPDERWGEVGKAVVVPRGPADAAEIRSFCRERLAGYKVPKHVEFVAELPRNASGKILKNRLRPVTWTEEFVVRQEDFTAFADLSGDDNPIHVDPDYAATTVFGGTVAHGMFIYALIRSAVRRHHQGAAFAVTSLMFPAPTRAGERVTVSATVLGDAIEATVTRTDGTTVCTFTGTLATGTRRLSPNPSTRTPGMPLSEEPQISEGSPSSAGSRASASGGSPFSEGPSVSGAAPVSEGAPVSEGARVSEGAVVSGKGGGEGSGAVGWWAGAVGRRAGLQRTFTVDDLTAYARLTGDDPAHAVPESLIAGLFSTLLGTDLPGNGTMYLKQEMTFTDSARPGEAIGAEVTISAVRPGKALVNLHTVASVGERVVCEGEALVMARQFTPHQGETS; encoded by the coding sequence GTGAAAGTGCCCGATCTGCTCGCCGCCCGCGCAGGGCTGAGCCCCGATACCGTGGCCCTGGTCGACACGCTGAGCGGCCGCGAGTTCAGCTACGCGCAGGCGCACGACCGCGCCGGCCGTACGGCGTGGCGGTTGCGCGAAGAGCTCGGCGTACGGCCTGGCGACCGTGTCGCGGTGCTGTCGGGCAACCGCGTGGAGGTCATCGAGACGCTGTTCGCGTGCGGGCGGATCGGCGCGCTGATGGTGCCGCTGAACTGGCGGCTGTCGGTGTCCGAGCTGGCCGGGATCGCCGAGGACTGCGCCCCCGCCGTCCTGCTCGCCGACGAGACCCACCTGGCCGCCGCGCAGCGGCTGGGCGGCAAGGTCGCCGTCCTCGGCGAGCTGGGCGAGGGCGGCGTGGCCGGCTGGGGCTTCCGCGACGAGCACGACCCCTGGTACCTCCTCTACACCTCGGGCACCACCGGACGGCCCAAGGGCGTGATCAACACCTTCGGCATGGCCGTCGTCAACCATCTCAACATCGGCACCGCGATCGGCCTGACCGGCGCCGACACCACCCTCAACGCGCTGCCCACCTTCCATACCGGCGGCATCAACCTCTACACGCTGCCCACCCTGATGGTCGGGGGCACGGCGGTGATCCAGCACGAGTTCGACCCCGGACAGATCCTGGAGCTGCTGTCGAGCAGGGTGACCGCCTTCTTCGGGGTGCCGACGATGTACCAGTTGCTGCGGGACCACCCCGGCTTCGCCGCCGCCGACCTGTCGGGGGTGCGCTCGTGGGCGTGCGGCGGGTCGCCGATGCCGGTGCCCCTGCTCACGGAGCTGGCCGCCAGGGGCGTCACGGTACGGCAGGGCATGGGCATGACCGAGACGGGCCCCACGGTCTTCCTCCTCGACGAGGCCAACGCGCTGGTCAAGGCCGGATCGGTGGGCAGGCCGCAGGCGTTCGTCGAGGTGCGGCTCGACGGCGGCGGCACCGAGGGAGAGCTGCTGATCAGGGGTCCTGGCGTCACGCCCGGCTACTGGAACGCCGTGGCCGACCCGTTCACCGAGGACGGCTGGCTGCGGTCGGGCGACGTCGCCCGCAGGGACGCCGACGGCGACTACACGATCGTCGACCGCGTCAAGGACATGTACATCTCGGGTGGCGAGAACGTCTACCCCGCCGAGGTCGAGCAGGTCCTCCACACCCACCCCTCGATCGCCGAGGCGGCCGTGGTCGGGGTGCCGGACGAGCGGTGGGGAGAGGTCGGCAAGGCCGTCGTCGTGCCGCGCGGGCCGGCCGACGCCGCCGAGATCAGGAGCTTCTGCAGGGAGCGGCTGGCCGGTTACAAGGTGCCGAAGCACGTCGAGTTCGTCGCCGAACTGCCGCGCAACGCCAGCGGCAAGATCCTGAAGAACCGGCTCAGGCCCGTGACGTGGACCGAGGAGTTCGTGGTCAGGCAGGAGGACTTCACCGCCTTCGCCGACCTGAGCGGTGACGACAACCCGATCCACGTGGACCCGGACTACGCGGCGACCACCGTGTTCGGCGGGACGGTCGCGCACGGGATGTTCATCTACGCGCTGATCCGCTCCGCCGTACGGCGGCATCACCAGGGCGCCGCGTTCGCCGTGACGTCGCTGATGTTCCCCGCGCCGACGAGGGCGGGGGAGCGGGTCACGGTGTCGGCCACGGTCCTCGGCGACGCGATCGAGGCCACGGTCACCAGAACCGACGGGACGACGGTCTGCACCTTCACCGGCACCCTCGCCACCGGGACTCGGCGGCTCTCCCCCAACCCGTCCACGCGGACTCCTGGAATGCCGCTCTCGGAAGAGCCGCAGATCTCGGAGGGGTCGCCGTCCTCTGCCGGCTCGCGGGCTTCGGCTTCGGGCGGTTCACCCTTCTCGGAAGGGCCATCGGTCTCGGGAGCGGCGCCTGTCTCTGAGGGTGCGCCTGTCTCTGAGGGTGCGCGGGTCTCTGAGGGGGCGGTGGTCTCGGGGAAGGGCGGGGGTGAGGGGTCGGGGGCGGTGGGCTGGTGGGCGGGGGCTGTGGGCAGGCGCGCCGGCCTCCAGCGGACCTTCACCGTGGACGACCTCACCGCCTACGCCAGGCTCACCGGCGACGACCCCGCGCACGCCGTACCCGAATCCCTCATCGCCGGTCTGTTCTCCACGCTGCTCGGCACCGATCTGCCAGGCAACGGAACCATGTACCTCAAGCAGGAGATGACCTTCACCGACTCCGCCAGGCCGGGCGAGGCCATCGGCGCGGAGGTGACGATCAGCGCGGTCCGTCCCGGAAAGGCGCTGGTCAACCTGCACACGGTCGCGTCGGTCGGCGAGCGCGTGGTGTGCGAGGGCGAGGCACTCGTGATGGCCCGCCAGTTCACCCCCCACCAAGGAGAGACATCATGA
- a CDS encoding enoyl-CoA hydratase-related protein, whose protein sequence is MLVRLEGDGEAATLVLNRPERHNSLVPDLLRELLDAVAAVDAGAVVLAAEGRSFSTGGDVRAFAERAAEGDEGLAAYAHEIVGLLNQTVLALLRLDVPVIAAVQASGSIRISAPDLAACSPPSTSSGTAPLSSSTP, encoded by the coding sequence GTGCTGGTCAGGCTGGAAGGCGACGGCGAGGCGGCCACCCTCGTGCTGAACCGTCCCGAGCGCCACAACAGCCTGGTCCCCGACCTACTGCGGGAACTCCTCGACGCGGTCGCCGCCGTGGACGCCGGGGCGGTGGTGCTGGCCGCCGAGGGCCGGTCCTTCTCGACCGGCGGCGACGTCCGCGCCTTCGCCGAGCGGGCCGCCGAAGGGGACGAAGGGCTGGCGGCCTACGCGCACGAGATCGTCGGGCTGCTCAACCAGACCGTCCTCGCGCTGCTGCGGCTGGACGTCCCGGTGATCGCCGCGGTGCAGGCTTCTGGGTCGATCCGCATCTCGGCTCCAGACCTGGCGGCCTGTTCGCCACCCAGCACGTCGTCAGGAACGGCACCGCTGTCTTCGTCGACTCCCTGA